A genomic segment from Spinacia oleracea cultivar Varoflay chromosome 3, BTI_SOV_V1, whole genome shotgun sequence encodes:
- the LOC110781264 gene encoding zinc finger BED domain-containing protein DAYSLEEPER-like isoform X3 — MAKNMIEKFDKYWHNMNDILAVASILDPRNKMDCVEYYFDKLYKDGADVEVAKVRKNLDRLVAEYQMRSEGNKSKEYFSRNVGKRGISESCDNDEDDDDYAQSKKTKKRKVNVRGEVEHYLEDDPIPEKEDFDVLNWWKRDQMYPTLQKIAKDILAIPVSSVASESAFSMSGRVISNHRSRLHSKTVEALMCLQNWMIEDIKGTLEGTHACSTVTEDSEEEGEVVDYLDMDVDDVETSDFED, encoded by the exons ATGGCTAAGAATATGATTGAGAAGTTTGATAAATATTGGCATAATATGAATGATATTTTGGCGGTTGCATCAATTTTAGATCCAAGAAATAAAATGGATTGTGTTGAGTACTATTTTGACAAGTTGTATAAAGATGGGGCTGATGTTGAAGTGGCAAAAGTTAGGAAAAATTTGGATAGACTTGTTGCTGAATATCAAATGAGAAGTGAGGGAAATAAGAGCAAAGAATATTTTTCAAGAAATGTTGGGAAACGGGGGATTTCAGAGTCTTGTGATAATGATGAGGATGACGATGATTATGCTCAAtctaaaaaaacaaagaaaagaaaggtGAATGTGAGAGGAGAGGTGGAGCATTACTTGGAGGATGATCCTATACCGGAGAAAGAAGATTTTGATGTTCTTAATTGGTGGAAAAGGGATCAAATGTACCCTACTTTACAGAAAATTGCCAAGGACATCCTTGCAATTCCCGTCTCTTCCGTGGCTTCGGAAAGTGCATTTAGCATGAGTGGAAGGGTGATTAGCAATCATCGTTCTAGGCTTCACTCTAAAACAGTTGAGGCATTAATGTGCTTGCAAAATTGGATGATTGAAGATATTAAAG GTACTTTGGAGGGCacacatgcttgttcaaccgtTACGGAAGATTCTGAAGAAGAAGGGGAAGTGGTTGATTACCTTGACAtg GATGTTGACGACGTTGAAACTAGTGACTTCGAAGATTAG
- the LOC110781264 gene encoding zinc finger BED domain-containing protein DAYSLEEPER-like isoform X2: MNGDVEQSNNQSHAASSRQPSIPPPIPPVPLFFEVNDFEGDSEGFIDLGDDQNTHTLDGETGKNQSSKLTSKKLTSEAWEFFDKVTMNGVTRAKCKYCPSLLSCNGGNGTSHLLKHSKKTCPGKHLRVGVSGQTQLRVKTEADGSTTLELKEKGKEKEFDQDFSRRELVKMVVIHEYPLSIVNHIGFRSYSRSLNSSFKMISRNTLKSDILKKFNEDKSSLKAMLEHNDGKIAITTDMWTASNQKRGYMAVTSHFIDQQWVLRNRTLRYFGGHTCLFNRYGRF; this comes from the exons ATGAACGGTGATGTTGAACAATCTAACAATCAAAGTCATGCCGCTTCTTCTCGCCAGCCTTCAATACCTCCTCCAATACCTCCGGTGCCTCTATTTTTTGAAGTGAATGATTTTGAAGGGGATTCAGAAGGGTTTATTGATCTTGGAGATGATCAGAACACTCATACTTTAGATGGAGAAACTGGAAAAAATCAATCAAGTAAACTTACAAGCAAGAAACTCACTTCAGAGGCATGGGAATTTTTTGATAAGGTTACAATGAATGGTGTTACAAGGGCTAAGTGTAAATATTGTCCATCTTTACTCTCTTGTAATGGTGGTAATGGAACCTcacaccttcttaaacattctAAGAAGACGTGTCCAGGAAAGCATTTGCGGGTTGGAGTTAGTGGTCAAACACAGTTGAGGGTTAAAACAGAAGCCGATGGGTCTACTACTTTAGAACTAAAAGAAAAGGGAAAGGAAAAGGAGTTTGATCAAGACTTTTCAAGAAGAGAGTTGGTTAAAATGGTAGTGATTCATGAGTATCCTTTATCCATTGTAAACCATATAGGTTTTAGAAGTTACTCGAGGAGTCTTAATTCTTCTTTCAAGATGATTTCGAGAAACACTTTGAAGAGTGACATTTTGAAAAAGTTCAATGAAGATAAAAGTTCTCTTAAGGCTATGTTGGAGCATAATGATGGTAAAATTGCAATAACTACCGACATGTGGACAGCTTCCAACCAAAAAAGGGGCTACATGGCTGTGACATCTCACTTCATTGATCAACAATGGGTTTTACGCAATCGAACCTTGAG GTACTTTGGAGGGCacacatgcttgttcaaccgtTACGGAAGATTCTGA
- the LOC110781264 gene encoding zinc finger BED domain-containing protein RICESLEEPER 1-like isoform X1, whose amino-acid sequence MNGDVEQSNNQSHAASSRQPSIPPPIPPVPLFFEVNDFEGDSEGFIDLGDDQNTHTLDGETGKNQSSKLTSKKLTSEAWEFFDKVTMNGVTRAKCKYCPSLLSCNGGNGTSHLLKHSKKTCPGKHLRVGVSGQTQLRVKTEADGSTTLELKEKGKEKEFDQDFSRRELVKMVVIHEYPLSIVNHIGFRSYSRSLNSSFKMISRNTLKSDILKKFNEDKSSLKAMLEHNDGKIAITTDMWTASNQKRGYMAVTSHFIDQQWVLRNRTLRWNSTYLMLNSAMPFQDVFAKLKRMNKKLKLAIPTENDWMMAKVVCEKLEIFYKATKVFSGRNYPTSNLFFSKSVSDKTCFEALVGK is encoded by the exons ATGAACGGTGATGTTGAACAATCTAACAATCAAAGTCATGCCGCTTCTTCTCGCCAGCCTTCAATACCTCCTCCAATACCTCCGGTGCCTCTATTTTTTGAAGTGAATGATTTTGAAGGGGATTCAGAAGGGTTTATTGATCTTGGAGATGATCAGAACACTCATACTTTAGATGGAGAAACTGGAAAAAATCAATCAAGTAAACTTACAAGCAAGAAACTCACTTCAGAGGCATGGGAATTTTTTGATAAGGTTACAATGAATGGTGTTACAAGGGCTAAGTGTAAATATTGTCCATCTTTACTCTCTTGTAATGGTGGTAATGGAACCTcacaccttcttaaacattctAAGAAGACGTGTCCAGGAAAGCATTTGCGGGTTGGAGTTAGTGGTCAAACACAGTTGAGGGTTAAAACAGAAGCCGATGGGTCTACTACTTTAGAACTAAAAGAAAAGGGAAAGGAAAAGGAGTTTGATCAAGACTTTTCAAGAAGAGAGTTGGTTAAAATGGTAGTGATTCATGAGTATCCTTTATCCATTGTAAACCATATAGGTTTTAGAAGTTACTCGAGGAGTCTTAATTCTTCTTTCAAGATGATTTCGAGAAACACTTTGAAGAGTGACATTTTGAAAAAGTTCAATGAAGATAAAAGTTCTCTTAAGGCTATGTTGGAGCATAATGATGGTAAAATTGCAATAACTACCGACATGTGGACAGCTTCCAACCAAAAAAGGGGCTACATGGCTGTGACATCTCACTTCATTGATCAACAATGGGTTTTACGCAATCGAACCTTGAG GTGGAATTCTACTTATTTGATGCTTAATTCTGCTATGCCCTTTCAAGATGTATTTGCCAAGTTAAAACGTATGAATAAGAAGCTCAAGTTAGCTATTCCTACTGAGAATGATTGGATGATGGCAAAAGTTGTTTGTGAGAAGTTGGAGATTTTTTACAAGGCCACTAAAGTATTTTCCGGAAGAAACTATCCtacttctaatttatttttttcgaaaagtgtgTCAGATAAGACTTGCTTTGAGGCGTTGGTTGGAAAGTGA